A stretch of DNA from Bernardetia sp.:
TTTTGAAAAAGTAGAAGTTCATTATGGTTGCTTTGGAGGCTATCGTAATAATGCTTATGGCATCCTCTTTAGCAGTCTTTTAGTACTATTTATTGGATGGCTTTGTACTATCAAGTTTTCAAAGTTTATGAGGTAAATTAGCCATCATAAATCCTTCTCTGCGCAATTTTATAATATTCTTTATTAATTTCATAGCCAATAAAATCTCTATTTAACTCTTTACACGCTACTCCTGTTGATCCACTTCCCATAAAAGGATCTAAGACAGCTTGCCCTTCGAAAGTAATGAGTTTTACTAAATGCTGCATTAGTTCTATATCTATTTTACTAATGAAATATTTTGGCTGACTCTCTTCTTTCTCTATACGTATCTTTGATAATATCATCCCAAACAGATAAGTCTTCATCTTCTGCGCTATCAATGACATTTACAGACTGGTTTATCATTGACTTGAAAGTTGAATATAAACTTTCTATCAAATGTGGATTTTGAAGTTTTATTATATCAATGATGAGTTGCTCTTTTATAGTCATATCAATTCGTTTTTTTAATGTCTTTTTGATATTGTACGAGCAAAAAAAACAGAACTGTTATCAGTTTTTAGTATTGTAAATTTCTAAAACAATTTTGGAGTAGAAATACTTGTTTCTATTCTTCTTTTAGCTATTTCTATATAGTTTTCATCAAGCTCATATCCTACAAACTTTCTTTTCAATTCCATACAAGCTACTCCTGTTGAGCCACTGCCCATAAAAGTGTCTAAGACGGTTTGTCCTTCAAAAGTAATGAGTTTTACTAAATGTTGCATGAGTTCTACTGGCTTTAGGGTAGGAT
This window harbors:
- a CDS encoding site-specific DNA-methyltransferase produces the protein MQHLVKLITFEGQAVLDPFMGSGSTGVACKELNRDFIGYEINKEYYKIAQRRIYDG